The Natrinema caseinilyticum genomic sequence CGGTGCCCGGCGCGTCGCCGACGAGATCGGGATCCGCCACGAGATCGTCTCGTTCTCCGAACTCGAGAGCGACGCGTTCGTCGAAAACGACGACGATCGGTGCTATCACTGTCGGACGATGCGACTCGGCGAAATGTTCGAAGCCGCCCAGACCCTCGGCATTCAAACGGTCTGTGACGGGACGAACGCGGACGATCCGGGTGCCGGTCACCGACCCGGCCTCCGAGCCGTCGAGGAACTCGACGTCTATTCGCCGCTTCTGGCCCACGACATCTCGAAAGACGAGGTCCGGCGAATCGCCGAGTACTACGACCTGTCGGTCGCCGGCAAACCCTCGATGGCCTGTCTGTCATCGCGCATTCCGACCGGCCTCGAGGTCACCGAAGACCGACTCGGCCGAATCGAACGCGCCGAAGCGCGGCTCCGTCAGTGGGGATTCGACCAGTTCCGCGTTCGCGACCACGACGGACTGGCCCGGATCGAGGTCTCGCCGGACGAACTCGAGCGCGCGCTGGATCTCGAGTTCGCAGAGACGGTCCGAACCGAACTCACACGGCTCGGGTTCGACCACGTCACGCTCGATCTCCACGGGTACCGGACCGGAAGCGTCAGCCCCGAGAACGGCGAAACCGCCGACGAAGACGCCCCCGCAGAGTCCTCGAGCGACGATTGATCGCCACCGAGGCCGGTCGACGTCCAGGGCCTACCCACCGGTTTCGGGCTCGTTCGCAGATCGTCC encodes the following:
- the larE gene encoding ATP-dependent sacrificial sulfur transferase LarE produces the protein MTTVEAKLAAARDDLEARDGVVIAFSGGVDSSVVAALAYDALGEDAVACTAKSETLPEAELDGARRVADEIGIRHEIVSFSELESDAFVENDDDRCYHCRTMRLGEMFEAAQTLGIQTVCDGTNADDPGAGHRPGLRAVEELDVYSPLLAHDISKDEVRRIAEYYDLSVAGKPSMACLSSRIPTGLEVTEDRLGRIERAEARLRQWGFDQFRVRDHDGLARIEVSPDELERALDLEFAETVRTELTRLGFDHVTLDLHGYRTGSVSPENGETADEDAPAESSSDD